A genomic segment from Amycolatopsis camponoti encodes:
- a CDS encoding group II truncated hemoglobin, giving the protein MRPTLYEFAGGDPAFRALAAAHHERCLADPELNHPFSHPGQHPQHVDRLARYWAEVMGGPPRFSQECNDHSAVLRMHAGNGDMSDLGRRFVECFVRAADDAGLPADPEFRAALRSYMEWAVAEVLTYPGPARDVPAGLAMPHWSWTGLQAV; this is encoded by the coding sequence GTGCGTCCGACGCTGTACGAATTCGCCGGCGGCGACCCCGCGTTCCGCGCGCTGGCCGCCGCCCACCACGAGCGCTGCCTGGCCGACCCCGAGCTGAACCACCCGTTCTCGCACCCGGGGCAGCACCCGCAGCACGTCGACCGGCTGGCCCGGTACTGGGCCGAGGTCATGGGCGGGCCGCCGCGGTTCTCGCAGGAGTGCAACGACCACTCGGCGGTGCTGCGCATGCACGCCGGCAACGGCGACATGTCCGACCTCGGCCGCCGGTTCGTCGAGTGCTTCGTGCGCGCCGCGGACGATGCCGGCCTGCCCGCCGACCCGGAGTTCCGCGCCGCGCTGCGGTCCTACATGGAATGGGCGGTCGCCGAGGTCCTCACCTACCCGGGCCCGGCCCGAGACGTGCCCGCCGGCCTCGCGATGCCGCACTGGTCGTGGACCGGGTTGCAGGCGGTGTAA
- a CDS encoding serine/threonine-protein kinase has product MSWQFGPYRVESLIARGGMGEVHRAYDTRHDRVVALKLLSADFAADHEFQERFRREAHAVARLREPHVIPIHAYGEIDGRLYLDMRLVDGDDLGTRLSAGGPLTPAEAVDVVGQVAQALAAAHAEGLVHRDVKPSNVLVGATGFAYLVDFGIARAAGPGTELTATGGAVGTLDYMAPERFTDAPVDHRIDVYSLACVLHQCLTGSKPFPASTAASLIGAHLHQPPPRPSTLRPGLPAAFDAVIARGMAKNPAERFGGVTELADAARAALGGTSPIPAAAPPTRPATRVEPAVSPPRASKAPWVVAGVALLALLGVVGWFAVLQPSTRAQPAATSAPPTSSAPAAPPSSPVPVTTTRVSVRTSVATSVASGADLGLATAMSTPACDGSYVVVLGSAITPARYRADVQRLLDAHPGARYLHTPTTGCGSLRQQVNGADVYAVFDGPFTAKESACARRGGSAYVKRLDNTTSPAQVVSC; this is encoded by the coding sequence GTGAGCTGGCAGTTCGGGCCGTACCGGGTGGAGTCGCTCATCGCCCGCGGGGGCATGGGCGAGGTCCACCGCGCCTACGACACCCGCCACGACCGCGTCGTGGCACTGAAGCTGCTGTCCGCGGACTTCGCCGCCGACCACGAGTTCCAGGAGCGGTTCCGGCGCGAGGCGCACGCCGTGGCGCGGCTGCGCGAGCCGCACGTCATCCCGATCCACGCCTACGGCGAGATCGACGGGCGCCTCTACCTCGACATGCGCCTGGTCGACGGCGACGACCTCGGCACCCGGCTGAGCGCGGGCGGGCCGCTGACCCCGGCCGAGGCGGTCGACGTCGTCGGACAGGTCGCCCAGGCCCTGGCCGCCGCGCACGCCGAGGGGCTGGTGCACCGGGACGTCAAGCCGTCGAACGTGCTGGTCGGCGCGACCGGGTTCGCCTACCTGGTGGACTTCGGCATCGCCCGTGCGGCCGGGCCCGGCACCGAGCTGACCGCCACCGGCGGCGCCGTCGGGACGCTCGACTACATGGCCCCCGAGCGCTTCACCGACGCGCCGGTGGACCACCGCATCGACGTCTATTCGCTCGCCTGCGTGCTGCACCAGTGCCTGACCGGCAGCAAGCCGTTCCCGGCGTCGACGGCCGCGTCGCTGATCGGCGCGCACCTGCACCAGCCGCCCCCGCGCCCGAGCACGCTGCGGCCCGGGCTGCCCGCGGCGTTCGACGCGGTGATCGCGCGGGGCATGGCGAAGAACCCCGCGGAGCGCTTCGGCGGCGTCACCGAGCTGGCCGACGCCGCCCGGGCCGCGCTCGGCGGTACGAGCCCGATCCCGGCCGCCGCTCCCCCGACCCGGCCGGCCACCCGGGTGGAGCCGGCCGTGAGCCCGCCCCGGGCTTCGAAGGCGCCGTGGGTGGTCGCCGGCGTGGCGCTGCTCGCGCTGCTCGGAGTCGTCGGGTGGTTCGCGGTCCTGCAGCCCTCGACCCGGGCCCAGCCGGCCGCGACCTCGGCGCCGCCGACGTCCTCGGCCCCGGCCGCGCCGCCGTCGAGCCCCGTGCCGGTCACGACCACGCGGGTGAGCGTCCGGACGTCCGTCGCCACCAGCGTCGCGAGCGGCGCCGACCTCGGCCTGGCGACCGCGATGAGCACGCCGGCCTGCGACGGTTCGTACGTCGTCGTGCTCGGCTCCGCGATCACGCCCGCCCGCTACCGCGCCGACGTCCAGCGGCTCCTCGACGCCCACCCGGGCGCCCGTTACCTGCACACGCCGACCACCGGCTGCGGCTCGCTGCGGCAGCAGGTGAACGGCGCCGACGTGTACGCGGTCTTCGACGGGCCGTTCACCGCCAAGGAGTCCGCGTGCGCGCGGCGCGGCGGGAGCGCGTACGTCAAGCGGCTCGACAACACGACGTCGCCCGCGCAGGTCGTCAGCTGCTGA
- the tuf gene encoding elongation factor Tu — MTKQQYVRTKPHLNIGTMGHVDHGKTTLTAAITKVLAERDGTNRYVAFDRIDRAPEEIERGITITIAHVEYETPTRHYAHVDMPGHADYVKNMITGAAQLDGAVLVVSAQDGAMPQTREHVVLARRIGVEHLVVALNKADLVEDEDLLDLVELEVRELLTRYGFDGEAVPVVRVSGLRALDGDPRWTQRILHLLEAVDEHVPIPPRRLDLPFLMPIENVLTITGRGTVVTGAVEQGVLSVGDAVEVVGLGPAVASVATGLETFGKPMERAEAGDNAAVLLRGVKRGEVRRGQVVCLPGSVRPHTRFRADVHVLSAAEGGRRTPFAANYRPQFHFRTSDVVGVVTLAEGVTVVRPGEAASLTVELGQPIAMSAGLGFAMREGRLTVAAGTVREVLD, encoded by the coding sequence ATGACCAAGCAGCAGTACGTGCGCACCAAGCCGCACCTCAACATCGGCACGATGGGCCACGTCGACCACGGCAAGACCACGCTCACCGCCGCCATCACCAAGGTGCTGGCCGAGCGCGACGGCACCAACCGCTACGTCGCCTTCGACCGCATCGACCGTGCGCCGGAGGAGATCGAGCGCGGCATCACCATCACGATCGCGCACGTCGAGTACGAGACGCCGACCCGGCACTACGCGCACGTCGACATGCCGGGCCACGCCGACTACGTCAAGAACATGATCACCGGCGCGGCCCAGCTCGACGGCGCCGTCCTGGTCGTCTCGGCCCAGGACGGCGCGATGCCGCAGACGCGCGAGCACGTCGTGCTGGCGCGCCGGATCGGTGTCGAGCACCTCGTGGTGGCGCTCAACAAGGCCGACCTCGTCGAGGACGAGGACCTGCTCGACCTGGTCGAGCTCGAGGTCCGCGAGCTGCTGACCCGCTACGGGTTCGACGGCGAGGCCGTGCCGGTCGTGCGCGTGTCCGGGCTGCGCGCGCTCGACGGCGACCCGCGGTGGACCCAGCGGATCCTCCACCTGCTCGAGGCCGTCGACGAGCACGTCCCGATCCCGCCGCGGCGGCTCGACCTGCCGTTCCTCATGCCGATCGAGAACGTCCTGACCATCACCGGCCGCGGCACCGTCGTGACCGGCGCGGTGGAGCAGGGTGTGCTGAGTGTCGGCGACGCGGTCGAGGTGGTCGGGCTCGGCCCGGCCGTCGCGAGCGTGGCGACCGGGCTCGAGACGTTCGGCAAGCCGATGGAGCGCGCCGAGGCGGGCGACAACGCCGCGGTGCTGCTGCGCGGGGTGAAGCGCGGCGAGGTCCGGCGCGGGCAGGTCGTCTGCCTGCCGGGCAGCGTCCGGCCGCACACTCGGTTCCGCGCGGACGTCCACGTGCTGTCGGCCGCGGAAGGGGGCAGGCGGACGCCGTTCGCGGCGAACTACCGGCCGCAGTTCCACTTCCGCACCAGCGACGTCGTCGGCGTGGTCACCCTCGCCGAGGGCGTCACGGTGGTCCGGCCGGGTGAGGCGGCTTCGCTGACGGTGGAGCTCGGCCAGCCGATCGCGATGAGCGCGGGCCTCGGCTTCGCCATGCGCGAAGGTCGTCTCACGGTGGCCGCGGGCACCGTCCGCGAGGTGCTGGACTGA
- a CDS encoding DUF3800 domain-containing protein has product MSPVEIACDESGSEGENLVGGETDVFAHAGVRLTPEDARGCVEEIRARIGSPAEEYKANHLLRGKHRPVLEWLLDPAGPLAGRGHVHLTDKTFFAVRAAVTLLAEDGTDAMARTLHRAGPAAFGPGRWAYFLAAFTSVLRLNPRRGITTSPEQFFALASELAGQGEAGEIMARLATGADRVAAYRARLASDPGLVPVLDPLVPAVIHTVRHFSADGTPVALVHDEQLALTAERVLQLKVTLGHRLAGVRFVDSRSDARVQVADFLAGVARRIASDALNGRGDAVLTTLLRSFVDIESVWNGLSS; this is encoded by the coding sequence GTGAGCCCGGTCGAGATCGCCTGCGACGAGTCGGGCTCGGAGGGCGAAAACCTGGTCGGCGGGGAAACCGATGTCTTCGCCCACGCCGGCGTCCGGCTGACCCCCGAAGACGCGCGGGGCTGCGTCGAAGAGATCCGCGCCCGGATCGGGTCGCCCGCCGAGGAGTACAAGGCCAACCACCTCCTGCGCGGCAAGCACCGGCCGGTGCTCGAATGGCTGCTCGACCCCGCCGGCCCGCTCGCCGGGCGGGGGCACGTCCACCTGACCGACAAGACGTTCTTCGCCGTGCGAGCCGCGGTCACGCTGCTGGCCGAGGACGGCACCGACGCCATGGCCCGCACCCTCCACCGCGCCGGCCCCGCCGCCTTCGGCCCCGGGCGATGGGCGTACTTCCTCGCCGCGTTCACCAGCGTCCTGCGCCTCAACCCGCGTCGCGGCATCACGACGTCTCCGGAGCAATTCTTCGCCCTGGCGAGCGAACTGGCCGGCCAGGGCGAAGCCGGCGAGATCATGGCCCGGCTCGCGACCGGTGCCGACCGCGTGGCCGCCTACCGCGCCCGGCTGGCGAGCGACCCCGGCCTGGTCCCGGTGCTGGACCCGCTGGTGCCCGCGGTGATCCACACCGTCCGGCACTTCAGCGCGGACGGCACCCCGGTCGCCCTGGTCCACGACGAACAGCTCGCCCTGACCGCCGAGCGCGTGCTGCAGCTCAAGGTCACGCTCGGGCACCGGCTCGCCGGCGTCCGGTTCGTCGACTCCCGGTCCGACGCCCGCGTGCAGGTCGCCGACTTCCTCGCCGGGGTCGCCCGCCGGATCGCCTCCGACGCGCTAAACGGACGCGGCGACGCCGTCCTGACCACCCTGCTGCGGTCCTTTGTGGACATCGAATCCGTCTGGAACGGGCTCAGCAGCTGA
- a CDS encoding NAD-dependent protein deacetylase produces MRTRPTLTWTSPDAPLPRTSSLDELADVVARREVAVLSGAGLSTESGIPDYRGETGSLRRHTPMTYDEFVTSAEGRQRYWARSHLGWRTIARADPNDGHRAVAALRGGGYFGGVITQNVDGLHQAAGTADAVELHGSLDRVICLDCRRTSPRAELDRRLRAANADFEGEATRINPDGDVELPDAVVRRFTPVPCASCAGVLKPDVVFFGENVPRPRVEQCYRLVDEAAALLVLGSSLTVMSGLRFVRHAAAAGKPVVIVNHGETRGDRYASVRVDLPLGQALTELAARLGCEISEDRGRSA; encoded by the coding sequence GTGCGGACCCGCCCCACCCTGACGTGGACGTCCCCGGACGCGCCGCTGCCCCGGACCTCGAGCCTCGACGAGCTCGCCGACGTCGTCGCGCGGCGCGAGGTCGCCGTGCTCAGCGGCGCCGGGCTGTCCACCGAGTCCGGGATCCCCGACTACCGCGGCGAGACCGGCAGCCTGCGCCGGCACACGCCGATGACCTACGACGAGTTCGTCACCAGCGCCGAGGGCCGCCAGCGCTACTGGGCGCGCAGCCACCTCGGGTGGCGCACCATCGCCCGCGCCGACCCGAACGACGGCCACCGCGCGGTCGCGGCGTTGCGCGGCGGCGGGTACTTCGGCGGTGTCATCACGCAGAACGTCGACGGCCTCCACCAGGCGGCCGGCACCGCGGACGCCGTCGAGCTGCACGGCAGCCTGGACCGCGTGATCTGCCTGGACTGCCGCCGCACCAGCCCGCGCGCCGAGCTGGACCGGCGGTTGCGGGCGGCCAACGCGGACTTCGAGGGCGAGGCGACCCGGATCAACCCGGACGGTGACGTCGAGCTGCCCGACGCCGTCGTCCGCCGGTTCACTCCGGTGCCGTGCGCGTCGTGTGCGGGCGTGCTCAAGCCGGACGTGGTGTTCTTCGGCGAGAACGTGCCCCGGCCCCGCGTCGAGCAGTGCTACCGCCTGGTCGACGAGGCCGCCGCGCTGCTGGTGCTGGGGTCGTCCCTGACGGTGATGTCCGGCCTGCGGTTCGTCCGGCACGCGGCGGCCGCGGGCAAGCCGGTGGTGATCGTCAACCACGGCGAGACCCGCGGCGACCGCTACGCCTCGGTGCGCGTCGACCTTCCGCTGGGCCAAGCGCTGACCGAGCTGGCCGCGCGCCTGGGCTGCGAGATCAGCGAGGATCGCGGCCGAAGCGCGTGA
- a CDS encoding NAD(P)/FAD-dependent oxidoreductase → MTENSYDVLVVGGGAAGLNAALMLGRARRRVVVVDGGAPRNAPAEHMHGFLSRDGLPPSELLKIGREELAGYGVEILDDQVSALEPGFTATLASDGRKLTARRVLFATGAHDDLPGIPGLRESWGTDAVTCPYCHGYEVRDQPLGVLGTEPASVEHALLVRQWSPDVVYFAHTAPPSEEDRARLDARGIKIVDGTVTAARREDGHLTGLELGARFVPRVALFIRTQTVAHDGLMRALGYEETDAMGKTNVPGVWAAGNVVDARATVIIAAAQGAAAAGALNHDLVAEDVRRAVDAFGGFTAEAERAAAAVR, encoded by the coding sequence ATGACCGAAAACAGCTATGACGTCCTGGTGGTGGGCGGCGGGGCCGCGGGCCTGAACGCCGCCCTGATGCTCGGCCGCGCGCGGCGGCGCGTCGTGGTCGTCGACGGCGGCGCGCCCCGCAACGCTCCCGCCGAGCACATGCACGGCTTCCTCTCCCGCGACGGCCTGCCGCCGTCCGAACTGCTCAAGATCGGCCGCGAGGAGCTCGCCGGCTACGGCGTCGAGATCCTCGACGACCAGGTCAGCGCCCTCGAACCCGGCTTCACCGCGACACTCGCGAGCGACGGCCGGAAGCTGACCGCCCGGCGCGTCCTGTTCGCGACCGGCGCCCACGACGACCTGCCGGGCATCCCGGGCCTGCGCGAAAGCTGGGGCACCGACGCGGTGACCTGCCCGTACTGCCACGGCTACGAGGTCCGCGACCAGCCCCTCGGCGTGCTCGGCACCGAACCCGCGAGCGTCGAGCACGCGCTGCTCGTGCGCCAGTGGTCGCCGGACGTCGTGTACTTCGCGCACACCGCGCCACCGTCCGAAGAGGACCGCGCACGGCTCGACGCCCGGGGCATCAAGATCGTCGACGGGACCGTCACCGCCGCACGACGCGAAGACGGCCACCTCACCGGCCTCGAACTCGGCGCGCGGTTCGTCCCGCGGGTGGCGCTGTTCATCCGCACGCAGACCGTCGCGCACGACGGGCTCATGCGCGCACTCGGCTACGAAGAGACCGACGCGATGGGCAAGACGAACGTGCCGGGTGTGTGGGCGGCCGGGAACGTCGTCGACGCGCGGGCGACCGTGATCATCGCCGCGGCCCAGGGCGCGGCCGCCGCGGGCGCGCTCAACCACGACCTCGTGGCCGAGGACGTCCGGCGGGCGGTCGACGCGTTCGGCGGCTTCACCGCCGAAGCCGAACGCGCGGCCGCGGCGGTGCGCTGA
- a CDS encoding GNAT family N-acetyltransferase, with the protein MSTIAEIRSATEADADGIAAVFAPYVTGSVVTFETTPPAPDQWRAKIRESDLPFLVLSDPKIAGYALAAPWRPKPAYRHTVETTIYLAPEAAGQGHGRRLLDELLKRCADAGAKQAIAVVVDSGSPASRRLHRAAGFTDAGVLRRVGFKDGRWLDTLLMQRELG; encoded by the coding sequence GTGTCCACTATAGCGGAAATCCGGTCGGCGACCGAGGCCGACGCCGACGGGATCGCGGCCGTCTTCGCGCCGTACGTCACCGGCTCGGTCGTCACGTTCGAAACCACCCCGCCGGCCCCGGACCAGTGGCGCGCGAAGATCCGCGAGAGCGACCTCCCGTTCCTCGTCCTGAGCGACCCGAAGATCGCCGGCTACGCGCTCGCCGCGCCGTGGCGGCCGAAACCCGCCTACCGACACACGGTCGAGACGACCATCTACCTCGCCCCCGAAGCCGCCGGCCAGGGCCACGGCCGGCGGCTGCTCGACGAGTTGCTCAAGCGGTGCGCCGACGCGGGCGCCAAGCAGGCGATCGCCGTCGTCGTCGACTCCGGCAGCCCCGCGTCGCGGCGCCTGCACCGCGCGGCCGGGTTCACGGACGCGGGCGTGCTGCGGCGCGTCGGGTTCAAGGACGGCCGGTGGCTCGACACCCTCCTGATGCAGCGCGAACTCGGCTGA
- a CDS encoding bifunctional helix-turn-helix transcriptional regulator/GNAT family N-acetyltransferase, giving the protein MDSDLVDGVRRFNRTVTQRIGALDDAFLARARPLGEARVLWEIGAAGRDVRELRKRLDLDSGYLSRLLRGLERDGLVRVEPSAADGRVRTARLTEAGQAERAALDRLSDDAAAALLAPLSGGQRTRLVTAMAEVERLLTASAVDIAPCPPGHADARFCLRAYFTELGLRFDDGFDPGLSISAADEEMTPPAGVLLVATLHGEPVGCGALKVHGEAPAEIKRMWVAPAARGLGLGRRLLAELEAHAAGLGVRALRLETNRSLGEAIGLYRAAGYREVAPFNDEHYADHWFEKQLPGPRTLA; this is encoded by the coding sequence ATGGACTCCGACCTCGTCGACGGTGTCCGGCGGTTCAACCGGACGGTCACCCAGCGGATCGGCGCGCTCGACGACGCCTTCCTCGCCCGCGCCCGGCCGCTGGGCGAGGCGCGGGTGCTCTGGGAGATCGGCGCCGCCGGACGTGACGTCCGCGAGCTGCGGAAACGCCTCGACCTCGACTCCGGCTACCTGAGCCGGCTGCTGCGCGGGCTGGAACGGGACGGCCTGGTGCGCGTCGAGCCGAGCGCCGCCGACGGGCGCGTCCGCACCGCGCGGCTCACCGAAGCCGGGCAGGCCGAACGCGCCGCGCTCGACCGGCTCTCCGACGACGCGGCCGCCGCGCTGCTCGCCCCGCTGTCCGGCGGGCAGCGCACCCGGCTCGTCACCGCGATGGCCGAGGTCGAGCGGCTTCTGACGGCCTCGGCGGTCGACATCGCGCCGTGCCCGCCCGGGCACGCCGACGCCCGGTTCTGCCTGCGCGCCTACTTCACCGAGCTGGGCCTGCGGTTCGACGACGGGTTCGACCCCGGGCTCAGCATCTCCGCGGCGGACGAGGAGATGACCCCGCCCGCCGGCGTACTGCTGGTGGCGACGCTGCACGGCGAGCCGGTCGGCTGCGGCGCGCTGAAGGTCCACGGCGAGGCGCCGGCGGAGATCAAGCGGATGTGGGTGGCGCCCGCAGCGCGCGGCCTCGGGCTGGGCCGGCGGCTGCTGGCCGAGCTGGAGGCGCACGCGGCGGGGCTCGGCGTCCGCGCGCTCCGGCTCGAGACCAACCGCTCGCTCGGCGAAGCGATCGGCCTGTACCGGGCGGCGGGTTACCGCGAAGTCGCGCCGTTCAACGACGAGCACTACGCCGACCACTGGTTCGAGAAGCAGCTCCCCGGCCCACGTACCCTGGCGTAG
- a CDS encoding Rieske (2Fe-2S) protein, producing the protein MGNEDIDPGIARRTALAAVGAGLVAGCSTYGGGSGTSSPAAPPPAAGTELGAAGDVPVGGGKVFADKQVVVTQPAAGTFAAFSAICTHQGCTVDAVADGTINCPCHGSKFKIADGSVANGPASRALEKKTVTVANGKITLA; encoded by the coding sequence GTGGGTAACGAGGACATCGATCCGGGGATCGCCCGCCGGACGGCGCTCGCGGCGGTGGGCGCCGGCCTGGTGGCGGGGTGCAGCACCTACGGCGGCGGTTCGGGCACGTCGTCGCCCGCGGCGCCACCGCCCGCCGCGGGGACGGAGCTGGGCGCGGCCGGTGACGTCCCGGTCGGCGGCGGCAAGGTGTTCGCGGACAAGCAGGTGGTGGTGACGCAGCCGGCGGCGGGGACGTTCGCGGCGTTCTCGGCGATCTGCACGCACCAGGGCTGCACGGTCGACGCCGTCGCGGACGGCACGATCAACTGTCCGTGCCACGGCAGCAAGTTCAAGATCGCCGACGGCTCGGTCGCGAACGGCCCGGCGTCGCGGGCGCTGGAGAAGAAGACGGTCACCGTCGCGAACGGCAAGATCACCCTGGCCTAG
- a CDS encoding sigma-70 family RNA polymerase sigma factor yields the protein MDTEADLLEAARREDRGAFDRLVRPYQSELRAHCYRLLGALHDAEDALQEALLGAWRGLAGFEGRSSVRAWLYRIATNACLRLIKQRPPRLMPRDHHPAANPGDALAEPVDGEAYVEPYPEDDWDPQRRFELRESVELAFIAALQHLPGTQRAVLILREVLAFSAAEVAEALDTSVASVNSALQRARKTLDQRTPSQSQQATLRSLGEDAERALVADFVAAWERADVPALLDLLAEDARFTMPPLPAWFHGRDDVARFLSGSVFATPWRLVPVRASGQLAFACYQRHPDGVFRIGCVNVLTLRGNRIAEITGFLDPAMYAGFGLPPELP from the coding sequence ATGGACACCGAAGCCGACCTCCTCGAAGCGGCCCGGCGCGAGGACCGCGGCGCGTTCGACCGGCTCGTGCGGCCCTACCAGAGCGAGCTGCGCGCCCACTGCTACCGGCTGCTCGGCGCCCTGCACGACGCGGAAGACGCGCTGCAGGAGGCGTTGCTCGGCGCGTGGCGCGGGCTGGCCGGGTTCGAGGGGCGGAGTTCGGTTCGCGCGTGGCTCTACCGGATCGCGACGAACGCCTGCCTGCGGCTGATCAAGCAGCGGCCGCCCCGCCTGATGCCGCGCGACCACCACCCGGCGGCGAACCCCGGCGACGCGCTCGCCGAGCCGGTCGACGGCGAGGCGTACGTCGAGCCCTACCCCGAGGACGACTGGGATCCACAGCGCCGTTTCGAGCTGCGCGAGAGCGTCGAACTCGCGTTCATCGCCGCGTTGCAGCACTTGCCCGGCACCCAGCGGGCGGTACTGATCCTGCGTGAAGTGCTCGCCTTCTCCGCCGCGGAGGTCGCCGAAGCCCTCGACACGTCGGTCGCTTCGGTGAACAGCGCGCTGCAACGGGCCCGCAAGACGCTCGACCAGCGGACGCCGTCGCAGAGCCAGCAGGCCACGCTGCGCAGCCTCGGCGAAGACGCGGAACGCGCGCTGGTGGCGGACTTCGTCGCGGCGTGGGAACGTGCGGACGTCCCGGCGCTGCTCGACCTGCTCGCCGAGGACGCCCGCTTCACGATGCCGCCGCTGCCCGCGTGGTTCCACGGCCGCGACGACGTCGCCCGCTTCCTGTCCGGCAGCGTGTTCGCGACACCGTGGCGGCTGGTGCCGGTCCGGGCCAGCGGCCAGCTCGCGTTCGCGTGCTACCAGCGCCACCCGGACGGCGTCTTCCGCATCGGCTGCGTGAACGTCCTGACCCTGCGCGGGAACCGGATCGCGGAGATCACCGGCTTCCTCGACCCGGCGATGTACGCGGGTTTCGGGCTGCCGCCGGAACTCCCGTAG
- a CDS encoding helix-turn-helix domain-containing protein: protein MTDAITHALAEVGPRLKRVRTQRRVTLADLSTATGISKSTLSRLESGQRKPSLELLLPIAQAHQVPLDELVGAPEVGDPRVRLTARRFPRSNGATMTVLPLTRQPGAPQAFKMILEPETGEPDPQVHEGYEWLYVLSGRLRLILADRDMTLGPGEAAEFDTRLPHWFGAVGRPAEILSLFGKQGERLHLRAKSR, encoded by the coding sequence ATGACGGACGCCATCACCCACGCACTGGCCGAGGTCGGCCCGCGCCTCAAGCGGGTCCGCACCCAGCGGCGGGTCACGCTGGCCGACCTCTCGACGGCGACGGGCATCTCGAAGAGCACGCTGTCGCGGCTGGAGTCCGGCCAGCGCAAGCCGAGCCTCGAGCTGCTGCTGCCGATCGCGCAGGCCCACCAGGTACCCCTGGACGAGCTGGTGGGCGCGCCCGAGGTCGGCGACCCCCGGGTCCGGCTGACCGCCCGCCGCTTCCCGCGTTCGAACGGAGCGACGATGACGGTTCTCCCGCTGACCCGCCAGCCGGGCGCGCCCCAGGCGTTCAAGATGATCCTCGAGCCGGAGACGGGCGAGCCGGACCCCCAGGTCCACGAGGGTTACGAGTGGTTGTACGTCCTGTCGGGCCGGCTGAGGCTGATCTTGGCCGACCGCGACATGACGCTGGGCCCGGGCGAGGCGGCGGAGTTCGACACGAGGCTCCCGCACTGGTTCGGCGCGGTCGGCCGCCCGGCGGAGATCCTCAGCCTGTTCGGGAAACAGGGGGAGCGGCTCCACCTGCGGGCGAAGTCCCGGTAG
- a CDS encoding TIGR03086 family metal-binding protein, whose protein sequence is MSLDRFLLAGKGFEQHLRAVPPDGWDAPTPCAEWDVRALVNHMTRGNLNYIGLLRGATREEFLAARDADALGDDPVTAFTESVRACAAAFAEDGALDRVVDYPLGELTGRRALAVRTADSTVHTWDLARALGADDTLDPGLVAWIDENHDDIFAGLALNSRVFADPPAGVAAQSRQDRVLTRFGRDPR, encoded by the coding sequence ATGTCCCTCGACCGTTTCCTGCTCGCCGGCAAGGGTTTCGAGCAGCATCTCCGCGCCGTGCCGCCCGACGGCTGGGACGCGCCGACGCCGTGCGCTGAATGGGACGTCCGCGCGCTGGTGAACCACATGACGCGGGGCAACCTCAACTACATCGGGCTCCTGCGCGGCGCCACCCGCGAGGAGTTCCTGGCCGCCCGCGACGCCGACGCGCTCGGCGACGACCCGGTCACGGCGTTCACCGAATCGGTCCGCGCCTGCGCGGCGGCCTTCGCCGAGGACGGCGCGCTGGACCGGGTCGTCGACTACCCGCTGGGCGAGCTGACCGGACGGCGCGCGCTGGCCGTCCGCACCGCCGACAGCACCGTGCACACCTGGGACCTCGCCCGCGCTCTCGGCGCCGACGACACCCTCGACCCCGGTCTCGTCGCGTGGATCGACGAGAACCACGACGACATCTTCGCGGGATTGGCGCTGAACTCCCGGGTCTTCGCCGACCCGCCGGCCGGCGTCGCGGCGCAGTCCAGACAGGACCGCGTGCTCACGCGCTTCGGCCGCGATCCTCGCTGA
- a CDS encoding helix-turn-helix domain-containing protein, with translation MIDPVSLGRRLHALRTGRGLALSALAREAGVSVSMLSAIERGEKTPTVVVLSRIADGLGLSASRLLADLETDRVIVRRAAEQDHVAEPGGWHRTVLTPVVPGVNFEWIRTTLPPRCDAGTFPAYAPGSHEFVAVESGTLWLGAGSAEYVLRAGDSVYFPADAPHSYANRGDEPCEYHVAALVMRPRVGRAH, from the coding sequence ATGATCGATCCGGTGAGCCTGGGCCGCCGCCTGCACGCGTTGCGGACCGGCCGCGGCCTGGCGTTGAGCGCGCTGGCCCGCGAAGCCGGGGTGAGCGTCAGCATGCTGTCGGCCATCGAACGCGGCGAGAAGACCCCGACGGTGGTGGTGCTGTCCCGCATCGCCGACGGCCTGGGGCTGTCGGCGTCCCGGCTGCTGGCCGACCTGGAGACCGACCGGGTGATCGTCCGCCGCGCGGCCGAGCAGGACCACGTCGCCGAACCGGGCGGCTGGCACCGCACGGTGCTGACGCCGGTCGTGCCGGGCGTCAACTTCGAATGGATCCGCACGACTCTGCCGCCGCGGTGTGACGCCGGGACTTTTCCCGCGTACGCGCCGGGTTCCCACGAGTTCGTGGCGGTGGAGTCGGGTACGTTGTGGCTGGGTGCCGGCTCGGCGGAATACGTGCTGCGGGCCGGGGATTCGGTCTACTTTCCCGCCGACGCACCGCATTCGTACGCGAACCGCGGTGATGAGCCGTGCGAGTACCACGTCGCGGCGCTCGTGATGCGTCCGCGCGTCGGCCGGGCTCACTAG